One window from the genome of Microcebus murinus isolate Inina chromosome X, M.murinus_Inina_mat1.0, whole genome shotgun sequence encodes:
- the FRMD7 gene encoding FERM domain-containing protein 7, with translation MLHLKVQFLDDSQKIFVVDQKSSGRALFNLSCSHLNLAEKEYFGLEFCSHSGNNVWLELLKPITKQVKNPKEVVFKFMVKFFPVDPGHLREELTRYLFTLQIKKDLALGRLPCSDNCTALMVSHILQSELGDFHEETVRKHLAQTQYLPNQDCLESKIMHFHQKHIGRSPAESDVLLLDIARKLDMYGIRPHPASDGEGTQIHLAVAHMGVLVLRGNTKINTFNWAKIRKLSFKRKHFLIKLHANILVLCKDTLEFTMASRDACKAFWKTCVEYHAFFRLSEEPKSKPKTLLCSKGSSFRYSGRTQRQLLEYGKKGRLKSLPFERKHYPSQYHERQCRSSPDLLSDVSKQVEDLRLAYGGGYYRNVNGVHASEPVLDSRRRNSAVEVTFAAELEHSKPEADPTLLHQSQSSSSFPFIYTDPVFNTYPDPDPDPRDFFEERSPLSSFQTSCKFADSHMSTSSGLTSKVSPARQLTYTDVPYIPCTSQQVDIMPPQVFFYVDKPPQVSRQSPILAEEGSRPDSYIELTAMKSAKRSPRNIRMKSFQQDLQELHEAMARTSGRSNINVDLEEEDPNLEDTFAYNIPEQTPKRSQSQSDMKTIRFPFGSEFRPLGPCPALSRKADLFTCMFDEQEFPAVLTDQSTAERYVASESSDLESEILKPDYYSLYGKGIRSPMARIRLSSGSLQLDEEDEDVSFNTPTAEDRTLLKPCNYFLA, from the exons caAAAGTCATCTGGAAGGGCACTGTTTAACCTGAGTTGCAGCCATCTAAATCTTGCTGAAAAGGAATATTTTGGATTAGAATTCTGCAGCCATTCTGGAAATAAT GTTTGGTTGGAACTTCTGAAGCCCATAACAAAGCAAGTAAAAA ATCCTAAGGaggttgttttcaaatttatggtGAAATTTTTCCCAGTGGACCCTGGACATCTGCGGGAAGAACTTACAAG GTATCTTTTTACTCTTCAGATAAAGAAGGATTTGGCTCTAGGAAGGCTTCCATGCAGTGACAACTGTACAGCGTTGATGGTATCTCACATCTTACAAT CTGAACTGGGAGACTTTCATGAAGAAACAGTTAGGAAGCATCTGGCACAGACCCAGTACTTACCAAACCAAGACTGTTTAGAGAGCAAGATCATGCACTTTCATCAGAAGCACAT TGGCAGGAGCCCAGCTGAATCTGACGTTCTGCTACTGGACATAGCAAGGAAGCTGGATATGTATGGCATCAGGCCTCACCCTGCCAGTGATGGCGAAGGGACGCAGATTCACCTGGCTGTTGCTCACATGGGAGTCCTGGTGTTACGG GGAAATACAAAGATCAATACTTTCAACTGGGCGAAAATCCGCAAGTTGAGTTTTAAGAGAAAGCATTTTCTTATCAAACTCCATGCCAACATCTTG GTGCTGTGCAAGGACACCTTGGAGTTCACCATGGCCAGCCGAGATGCCTGCAAGGCTTTCTGGAAGACTTGTGTGGAGTACCATGCTTTCTTTAGGCTTTCTGAAGAGCCCAAATCAAAGCCTAAAACCCTACTCTGCAGCAAGGGCTCAAGTTTCCGCTACAG TGGAAGAACTCAAAGGCAACTTTTGGAATATGGGAAAAAAGGGAGGTTGAAGAGCTTGCCATTTGAAAG GAAGCATTATCCATCTCAGTACCATGAACGACAGTGCAGGTCCTCGCCAGACCTCCTCTCTGATGTGTCAAAACAA GTGGAAGATTTGAGGCTAGCATATGGTGGCGGGTACTACCGAAATGTGAATGGAGTGCACGCGTCTGAGCCCGTGCTGGACAGCAGGAGGAGGAACTCTGCAGTGGAGGTGACATTTGCAGCCGAACTAGAGCATTCCAAACCAGAGGCGGATCCCACATTGTTACATCAGTCCCAAAGCAGttcctctttcccttttatttatacagaccctgtctttaacacttaccctgatcctgaccctgatcCCAGAGACTTCTTTGAGGAGAGGAGTCCTCTAAGCTCCTTCCAAACAAGCTGTAAGTTTGCTGACAGTCACATGAGCACGTCTTCTGGCCTCACAAGCAAAGTGAGTCCAGCAAGGCAGCTAACTTACACAGATGTGCCCTATATTCCTTGTACTAGTCAGCAGGTTGATATCATGCCTCCCCAAGTCTTTTTTTATGTGGACAAGCCACCTCAGGTGTCAAGACAATCTCCAATCTTGGCAGAGGAAGGCTCAAGGCCAGACAGCTATATAGAGCTAACTGCAATGAAGTCAGCCAAAAGAAGCCCAAGAAATATCAGAATGAAGAGCTTTCAGCAAGACCTTCAAGAACTCCATGAAGCGATGGCCAGGACTAGCGGTAGGAGCAACATCAACGTAGATCTAGAAGAGGAAGACCCAAATTTAGAAGACACGTTTGCATATAACATTCCAGAGCAAACCCCCAAACGGTCCCAGAGTCAATCAGACATGAAAACCATCCGTTTTCCTTTTGGGTCAGAATTTAGACCTTTAGGGCCTTGTCCTGCTCTCAGTCGTAAAGCAGACCTGTTTACATGTATGTTTGACGAGCAGGAGTTCCCAGCAGTTCTAACCGATCAGAGTACAGCAGAAAGATATGTAGCTAGTGAATCCAGTGATTTGGAATCAGAGATTCTTAAACCAGACTACTACTCTTTGTATGGCAAAGGAATAAGGTCACCCATGGCCAGAATCCGCTTGTCTTCTGGTAGTCTACAGCtagatgaagaagatgaagatgtTTCTTTCAACACACCAACCGCTGAAGACAGGACTTTGCTAAAACCATGTAATTACTTTTTAGCTTAA